A DNA window from Salvelinus sp. IW2-2015 linkage group LG4q.1:29, ASM291031v2, whole genome shotgun sequence contains the following coding sequences:
- the LOC111962227 gene encoding DENN domain-containing protein 2A-like produces MPAASTMTGGTALLLCTNTDNCVYQSVNGLQCCGLKVGEAPSAVPQRPDVVCGDRDTSKRPFSPLVSPVDGPDTTDTILAHRRATSDPQTTMEHRLVGCSKLNKTPAGLKTSASIRDKISQWEGKKETLPTAPVVGSGPCLLTTVHKEPEAVRKKENSEVHRPDSKRLVSWERQDFGKEHAGKLGDLWPKSPEGPTTKGDREVILDRGPLRGSSKPTETAKENKSVLTHIKKLEQAMKEGPTKPSLVLPGNYFCPPSEEPEEAERRGNEPIFGTLDVMGSRPVGSSRQRRSGDPENVYTEPGAASPSINPLPKPQRTFQHHTPPSTPASGLXLGKGRRXLPPLPSIPPPPLPTCPPPAVCRRQWADRTRDSSNRKSYEFEDLLQSSESSRVDWYAQARLGLTRTLSEENVYEDILDPPSKENPYEDIELKRSCPGNKRSLPISSPSSLVPDTPAKLFSKPGFFRQNSERRSFKLLDLRKTNRDTGISSPSRISPPSTPSSPDDTPSLSGDPYNRRRRKIPKMVLKINGIFELRRGKKRMKRVCQSTESGSGRVTDDNSESESDTEEKLKAHSQRLSSVQSMLRQTGRFRTLERGLMDLQERKLFEYFIVVALQNTKAGAPYLPEVTQQFPLKLERSFKFMRETEDQLKVIPQFCFPDAKDWAPVDNFPSETFSFVLTGEDGSRRFGYCRRLLPSGKSRRLPEVYCIVSRLGCFDLFSKILDEVEKRRAISPALVQPFMRGIMEAPFPALGRTITVKNFLPGSGTEVIELCRPSDSRLEHVDFECLFSSLSLRLLLRVFASLLLERRIIFTADKLSTLSQCCHAMVALLYPFTWQHTYIPVLPPSMLDIVCTPTPFIVGLLSSSLPSLKELPIEEVLVVDLGNSRFLRQLDDEDSILPHKLQAALEHVLDKRKELASEMPTDSSSLSTVVSETFVRFFVEMVGHYPLFMGGGDREDESGAPSSPTPFCFQREAFRKAVTSKSLKRFLEVFMETQMFAGFVAEREQRRQGLRGLFEVRSQDYLDSLPGSEHRGVNKFLKGLGNKMKFLSKK; encoded by the exons ATGCCAGCTGCTAGCACAATGACTGGTGGGACGGCCCTGCTACTCTGTACCAACACTGACAACTGTGTCTACCAATCAGTCAACGG GCTCCAGTGCTGCGGCTTGAAGGTTGGGGAGGCTCCGTCTGCAGTCCCCCAGCGGCCAGACGTGGTGTGTGGGGACAGGGACACCTCCAAGCGGCCCTTCTCCCCCCTGGTCTCCCCTGTGGACGGGCCAGACACCACTGACACCATCCTGGCTCACAGGAGAGCCACCTCGGACCCCCAGACCACCATGGAACACAGACTGGTCGGCTGCAGTAAACTCAACAAGACCCCGGCGGGTCTGAAGACCAGCGCCAGCATCCGGGACAAGATCTCCCAatgggagggaaagaaggagaccCTCCCTACCGCCCCAGTGGTTGGAAGTGGTCCATGCCTGCTGACCACAGTGCACAAGGAACCAGAGGCTGTGAGAAAGAAGGAGAACTCGGAGGTCCACAGGCCGGACAGTAAGAGGTTGGTCagctgggagaggcaggactttggGAAGGAGCATGCAGGAAAGTTGGGGGATTTATGGCCAAAGTCACCTGAGGGCCCCACTACCAAGGGGGACCGAGAGGTGATACTGGATAGAGGACCCCTCAGAGGCAGTAGTAAACCCACAGAGACAGCCAAGGAAAATAAGTCAGTTTTGACTCACATTAAGAAACTGGAGCAGGCCATGAAAGAGGGTCCCACCAAACCCTCCTTGGTGTTGCCTGGGAACTATTTCTGCCCTCCATCCGAGGAGccggaggaggcagagaggagggggaacgAGCCCATATTTGGAACACTGGACGTTATGGGGTCAAGGCCTGTGGGGTCATCGCGGCAGCGGAGGTCAGGTGACCCTGAGAATGTGTACACTGAGCCTGGCGCTGCCAGTCCCTCCATCAACCCCTTACCTAAACCCCAGCGCACCTTCCAGCACCACACCCCWCCCAGCACCCCKGCCTCAGGKCTGYGCCTMGGCAAGGGGAGACGTYACCTGCCCCCTCTGCCCTCCATCCCCCCGCCTCCCCTACCCACCTGCCCCCCGCCAGCAGTCTGCCGGAGACAATGGGCAGACCGAACCCGAGACAGCAGTAACAG GAAGTCCTATGAGTTTGAGGATCTGCTGCAGTCATCAGAGAGCAGCAGGGTGGACTGGTACGCTCAGGCCCGACTGGGCCTCACACGTACTTTATCAGAGGAAAATGTCTACGAGGATATCCTAG ACCCTCCGTCAAAGGAGAACCCTTACGAAGATATAGAGTTGAAGAGAAGTTGCCCTGGAAACAAGCGCTCTttacccatctcctctccctcatcccttgTCCCCGACACACCGGCCAAG ctctTCTCAAAGCCAGGTTTCTTCAGGCAGAACTCAGAACGCCGCAGCTTCAAGCTCCTGGACCTGCGTAAGACCAACCGGGACACCGGCATCTCCTCGCCCTCCCGCATcagccccccctccacccccagcaGCCCTGACGACACTCCCAGTCTCTCAGGAGACCCCTACAACCGCAGGCGCAGAAAGATCCCCAAG ATGGTGCTGAAGATCAACGGCATCTTCGAGTTGAGGAGAGGGAAGAAACGCATGAAGAGGGTGTGTCAGTCTACGGAGTCCGGCTCAGGGAGAG TGACTGATGACAACAGTGAGTCCGAGAGTGACACAGAGGAAAAATTGAAAG CTCACAGCCAGCGTCTGTCGTCGGTGCAGTCCATGTTGAGACAGACGGGGCGGTTCCGGACCCTGGAAAGGGGCCTGATGGACCTACAGGAGAGGAAGCTGTTTGAGTACTTTATAGTGGTGGCACTTCAGAATACCAAGGCTGGAGCTCCTTATCTACCAGAGGTCACTCAGCAGTTCCCCCTCAAG CTGGAGAGGAGCTTCAAGTTCATGCGGGAAACAGAAGACCAACTGAAGGTCATTCCTCAGTTCTGTTTTCCTGACGCTAAGGACTGGGCCCCCGTTGACAACTTCCCCAG TGAAACGTTCTCCTTCGTCCTGACTGGTGAGGACGGGAGCAGACGGTTCGGATACTGTCGTCGTTTACTG CCCAGTGGTAAAAGCCGGAGGCTGCCAGAAGTCTACTGCATCGTCAGCCGGCTGGGCTGTTTCGACCTCTTCTCTAAG ATCCTGGATGAGGTAGAAAAGAGGAGGGCCATCTCTCCAGCCCTGGTGCAGCCCTTCATGAGGGGCATCATGGAGGCTCCCTTCCCCGCCCTGGGGAGAACCATCACTGTGAAGAACTTCCTGCCTGGCTCAGGCACTGAG GTGATAGAGCTGTGTCGTCCGTCTGACTCTCGTCTGGAGCATGTGGACTTTGAatgtctgttctcctctctgtcgcTGCGTCTGCTCCTCAGAGTCTTCGCCTCTCTGCTGCTGGAGCGCAGGATCATCTTCACTGCTGACAAACTCAG TACTCTGTCTCAGTGCTGCCATGCGATGGTGGCTCTACTCTACCCGTTCACCTGGCAGCACACCTACATCCCTGTGCTGCCCCCTTCCATGCTGGACATAGTATGTACCCCCACCCCCTTCATCGTGGGTCTGCTATCCAGCTCCCTGCCCAGCCTCAAAGAGCTGCCCATCGAGGAG GTCCTGGTGGTTGATCTCGGCAACAGCCGCTTCCTCAGACAG CTGGATGACGAGGACTCCATTCTGCCTCACAAGTTGCAGGCTGCTCTGGAACACGTTCTGGACAAGAGGAAGGAACTGGCCAGTGAGATGCCCACCG actcGAGCTCCCTCAGCACGGTGGTGTCGGAGACCTTTGTACGTTTCTTCGTGGAGATGGTGGGCCACTACCCTCTCTTCATGGGCGGGGGGGATCGAGAGGACGAGTCTGGAGCCCCCTCCTCGCCCACCCCGTTCTGCTTCCAGCGTGAGGCCTTCCGCAAGGCCGTCACTTCCAAGAGTCTGAAGAGGTTCCTGGAGGTCTTCATGGAGACCCAGATGTTCGCTGGGTTTGTGGCAGAGAGGGAGCAGCGCAGGCAGGGTCTAAGAG gttTGTTTGAGGTGAGGTCACAAGATTACCTGGACTCTCTACCAGGGAGCGAACATCGTGGGGTCAACAAGTTCCTCAAGGGTCTAG GAAATAAGATGAAATTCCTGTCCAAGAAATGA